A genomic window from Zootoca vivipara chromosome Z, rZooViv1.1, whole genome shotgun sequence includes:
- the LOC132591502 gene encoding zinc finger protein 418-like: MEKPFKGMDCGKDFSGMLRIHQRTHTGARPFKCMECGKSFSQSRHLKKHQRTHTGQKPFKCIECGKSFSDSGTLRIHQRTHTGEKPFKCMECGKSFSQSGNLKKHQRTHTGEKPFKCMECGKSFSQSGHLKNHQRTHTGEKPFKCMECGKSFSESGTLRIHQRTHTGARPFKCMECGKSFSESGCLKKHQRTHTGQKPFKCIECGKSFSDSRTLRIHQRTHTGEKPFKCMECGKSFSDSGTLRIHQRTHTGEKPFKCMECGKSFSHSGALRIHRRTHTGEKPFECMECGKNFSHRGALRIHQRTHTGEKPFKCMECGKSFSDSKTLRIHRRTHTGEKPFECMECGKSFSQSGHLKNHQRTHTGEKPFKCMECGKSFKDSGMLRRHNLSHTGEKPYKCFECGKCFSQSGGFNVHLQTHTREKP, from the coding sequence atggagaaaccatttaaaggtATGGATTGTGGAAAGGACTTCAGTGGAATGCTAAGAatccatcagcgaactcacacaggggcaagaccttttaaatgcatggagtgtggaaagagcttcagtcagagtagaCACCTTAAAaagcatcaacgaactcacacagggcagaaaccatttaagtgcatagagtgtggaaagagcttcagtgatagcGGAACGCTAAGAatccatcagcgaactcacacaggggagaaaccatttaaatgtatggagtgtggaaagagcttcagtcagagtggaaaccttaaaaagcatcaacgaactcacacaggggagaaaccatttaaatgtatggagtgtggaaagagcttcagtcagagtggacaccttaaaaaccatcaacgaactcacacaggggagaaaccatttaaatgcatggagtgtggaaagagcttcagtgagagtggaacactaagaatccatcagcgaactcacacaggggcaagaccgtttaaatgtatggagtgtggaaagagcttcagtgagagtggatgCCTTAAAaagcatcaacgaactcacacagggcagaaaccatttaagtgcatagagtgtggaaagagcttcagtgatagcAGAACGCTAAGAatccatcagcgaactcacacaggggagaaaccatttaaatgtatggagtgtggaaagagcttcagtgatagcGGAACGCTAAGAatccatcagcgaactcacacaggggagaaaccatttaaatgcatggagtgtggaaagagcttcagtcatagtGGAGCGCTAAGAATCCAtcggcgaactcacacaggggagaaaccatttgaatgtatggagtgtggaaagaacttcagtcataGAGGAGCGCTAAGAatccatcagcgaactcacacaggggagaaaccatttaaatgtatggagtgtggaaagagcttcagtgatagcAAAACGCTAAGAATCCAtcggcgaactcacacaggggagaaaccatttgaatgtatggagtgtggaaagagcttcagtcagagtggacaccttaaaaaccatcaacgaactcacacaggggagaaaccatttaaatgtatggagtgtggaaagagcttcaaagaCAGTGGAATGCTTAGAAGACATAACCTAagtcatacaggagagaaaccttataaatgttttgagtgtggaaaatgcttcagtcagagtggaggcTTTAATGTACATCTACAAACTCACACGAGGGAGAAACCGTAG